In Paenibacillus sp. 1781tsa1, one DNA window encodes the following:
- a CDS encoding MFS transporter, whose product MKITLGRQSILLLGVNGLFALAGALSGTFLNVFLWKSRPDYAMLGWFTLSQQLTIGLTFWLAGKWVKEHNKMSALRLGTALSGIFYMIVLWAGSKAVDWIWPLGILLGCSLGLFWIAFNVVYFEITDRENRDLFNGWVGLLGSMTGIIGPWFSGLIITRMTDNTGYRLIFTVSLVIYVIAVVFSFFLKKRKVSGTYRWSEPWIQLSKPDSPWRTLALGLFAQGAREGVFAFLIALLVYLATAQEYKLGQFSLITSAVALVSYWAAGKWFKPQFRSKGMFIGALILLVVLLPLLWKVTYGTLLIMGIGSAVAMPLYVLPMISAGFDMMGTSGENVEKRVELVVLRELCLMVGRLFGLIIFIITVMNSPSLRMLTWLIIVLGAFPLIGWIFMRKLLNRTEGQEPSA is encoded by the coding sequence ATGAAGATTACTTTAGGCCGACAATCCATTCTGCTTTTGGGCGTGAATGGATTGTTTGCGTTAGCCGGAGCGCTGTCGGGGACCTTTTTGAATGTGTTTCTGTGGAAAAGCCGTCCGGATTATGCCATGTTGGGATGGTTCACTCTCAGCCAGCAACTGACCATTGGACTAACATTCTGGCTTGCTGGCAAATGGGTCAAGGAACACAATAAAATGAGTGCACTACGACTGGGTACTGCGCTGTCCGGCATATTTTATATGATCGTCCTTTGGGCTGGTTCCAAAGCTGTAGACTGGATATGGCCTTTGGGTATACTACTGGGCTGTTCACTGGGGTTATTCTGGATCGCATTTAATGTTGTGTATTTTGAAATAACGGATCGGGAAAACAGGGATCTATTTAATGGCTGGGTCGGGTTACTTGGTTCGATGACAGGAATTATAGGTCCTTGGTTCTCCGGTTTGATTATTACTCGCATGACAGACAACACAGGATATCGGCTTATCTTTACGGTATCGCTCGTCATTTATGTCATAGCGGTAGTCTTCAGTTTTTTTCTGAAAAAAAGAAAGGTGAGCGGTACATACCGCTGGTCAGAACCCTGGATACAGCTATCCAAGCCGGATAGTCCTTGGAGGACCTTAGCCTTGGGTTTATTCGCTCAGGGCGCACGGGAAGGTGTCTTTGCCTTCCTGATTGCACTGTTGGTATATTTGGCTACAGCACAGGAGTACAAATTGGGACAGTTCTCGCTCATCACTTCAGCTGTGGCACTAGTAAGTTATTGGGCAGCCGGAAAATGGTTCAAACCACAGTTCAGATCAAAAGGCATGTTCATTGGAGCCCTCATTCTGCTCGTTGTGCTCCTTCCTCTTCTCTGGAAAGTGACCTATGGTACGCTGTTAATCATGGGAATCGGGAGTGCTGTTGCGATGCCGTTGTATGTATTACCGATGATATCAGCGGGATTCGACATGATGGGCACGAGTGGCGAAAATGTGGAGAAAAGGGTTGAACTTGTCGTATTGAGGGAGTTATGTCTGATGGTTGGCCGACTTTTTGGGTTGATCATATTTATTATAACGGTCATGAATAGTCCGTCCCTGCGCATGTTAACCTGGCTTATTATCGTTCTGGGTGCTTTTCCGCTAATTGGATGGATCTTTATGCGCAAGTTATTGAACCGAACGGAAGGGCAAGAGCCCTCGGCTTAG
- a CDS encoding FAD-binding oxidoreductase, with protein sequence MELINGKTFWPTTFTSHPHYPVLQENLSCDCLIIGGGMGGALSAKLLTDQGIDTVVIDKRDIGYGSSMANTGLLQYTNDKTLTSCIQTFGEERGVRFYELCRDAMHHLEKISSKLEIDPWFVPRTSLYCASHEEDVSLLEEEYRNLKHYGFDVELWDQEKISALFPFSKRAALYTSGDAEVNPYRLVHSLFHSASRQGARVYAHSEFTHCDYDENGVLCYTPHGTVRAKHVIFSTGYETQEIKKDRGAYLQSTYAIATKPLQDLSSWYKQCMIWETERPYLYMRTTPDGRIIAGGLDENRPREEQRAIKAVHKGEILLQKIAEYFPLPDLEVDYAWEAVFGSTHDGLPLIGPHPDYPNSYFVEGYGGNGTVYSMIAASLIVDAITGKQNPDMDLFSLTRTSKPSPV encoded by the coding sequence ATGGAACTTATTAACGGGAAAACATTTTGGCCAACTACCTTTACTTCCCATCCCCATTATCCTGTTTTGCAAGAAAACCTGTCCTGTGATTGTTTAATCATCGGTGGTGGAATGGGAGGCGCGTTGTCTGCCAAGCTTTTGACGGATCAGGGGATTGACACCGTTGTTATTGACAAAAGAGATATCGGTTATGGCAGTAGTATGGCAAATACGGGCCTGCTCCAATATACGAATGACAAAACGCTCACCTCTTGTATCCAGACATTTGGAGAAGAACGTGGTGTTCGATTCTACGAATTATGCCGGGATGCCATGCACCATCTCGAAAAAATTTCATCGAAGCTTGAGATTGATCCTTGGTTTGTGCCTCGCACAAGTCTCTATTGTGCCAGTCACGAGGAAGATGTATCGTTGCTGGAGGAAGAATATCGTAACCTGAAACATTATGGATTTGATGTGGAGCTGTGGGATCAGGAAAAAATCAGTGCACTATTCCCGTTCAGCAAACGTGCTGCATTATACACAAGTGGGGATGCTGAGGTTAATCCGTATCGTTTGGTTCACTCACTATTCCACTCAGCCTCACGTCAAGGAGCAAGAGTCTATGCTCATAGTGAATTCACCCATTGTGATTATGATGAAAATGGTGTCCTATGTTACACACCTCATGGCACTGTACGTGCCAAACATGTTATTTTCTCAACAGGCTATGAAACACAAGAAATTAAAAAGGATAGAGGCGCATACCTTCAAAGCACCTATGCTATCGCTACCAAGCCACTACAGGATCTCAGCAGCTGGTATAAGCAATGCATGATATGGGAGACCGAACGACCTTATCTATATATGCGCACAACTCCAGACGGAAGAATTATTGCAGGTGGACTTGATGAGAATCGTCCTCGAGAAGAACAACGGGCTATCAAGGCGGTTCATAAAGGTGAGATTTTGTTACAGAAGATTGCCGAGTATTTCCCATTACCTGATCTTGAAGTCGATTACGCTTGGGAAGCTGTCTTTGGAAGCACTCATGATGGTCTTCCGTTAATCGGTCCACACCCAGACTACCCGAATTCGTACTTTGTTGAAGGGTATGGAGGCAACGGTACCGTATACAGTATGATTGCTGCCTCCCTGATTGTGGATGCTATTACTGGCAAACAAAACCCTGATATGGATCTATTCTCACTTACACGTACAAGTAAACCATCTCCTGTGTAA
- a CDS encoding spore coat protein — MYTQSLSSGGNFMQEQDLLKSILADLRRTSREYTTATTEASCPMTRRMFTDLTNDTLRLQGELFNLMQQNNMYSVSSKALRQDVDKQIQSAHQTQQKCQQFIQEKNSQNSSYSQAPNVPQHQPNYGNPYYM, encoded by the coding sequence GTGTACACTCAATCTTTGTCATCTGGTGGAAATTTTATGCAGGAGCAGGATCTGCTGAAGTCGATTCTTGCAGATTTAAGACGAACCTCACGCGAATATACGACTGCGACAACGGAAGCTTCCTGCCCCATGACACGTCGAATGTTCACAGACTTAACGAACGATACCCTAAGATTACAAGGGGAACTGTTCAATCTGATGCAGCAAAACAACATGTATTCGGTGTCGTCTAAAGCACTTCGTCAGGATGTGGACAAGCAAATCCAGTCTGCACACCAGACCCAACAGAAGTGTCAGCAATTCATTCAGGAAAAGAATTCGCAGAACAGTTCATATAGCCAAGCTCCTAATGTGCCTCAGCATCAACCGAATTACGGTAACCCTTATTACATGTAA
- a CDS encoding Lrp/AsnC family transcriptional regulator has product MKDLNDLQLKVLDLLKEDARRTPALLSTLLGESEDKIKNAVAQLEQDHVIVKYATVVNWSKIDDEKVTALIEVQITPERGRGFEGIAERIYLYPQVKSVYLMSGAYDLLVEVEGGNLREVANFVSEKLSPIDSVLSTKTNFILKKYKQDGIIFEDHQEDNRLMISP; this is encoded by the coding sequence ATGAAAGATTTGAACGATCTGCAATTAAAAGTTCTGGATCTGTTGAAGGAAGACGCGAGAAGGACTCCCGCACTGCTGTCGACGCTGCTGGGGGAGTCGGAAGACAAGATCAAGAACGCCGTGGCACAGCTTGAACAAGACCACGTCATCGTGAAATACGCAACCGTCGTGAACTGGAGCAAAATAGATGATGAAAAAGTAACGGCCCTGATTGAGGTGCAGATTACGCCGGAGCGTGGTCGTGGTTTTGAAGGGATTGCCGAACGCATCTATCTCTATCCGCAAGTGAAGTCCGTATATCTCATGTCCGGTGCATACGATCTGCTCGTTGAAGTGGAAGGTGGCAACCTGCGTGAAGTCGCTAATTTTGTGTCGGAGAAACTGTCTCCGATAGACTCTGTACTTTCAACCAAAACAAATTTTATTCTTAAAAAATATAAGCAGGACGGGATTATCTTTGAAGACCATCAGGAAGACAACCGTCTCATGATCTCGCCGTAA
- a CDS encoding aminotransferase class I/II-fold pyridoxal phosphate-dependent enzyme — protein sequence MIVNEQTTGNNKKMTSYLAPLVQQIPPSGIRKFFDLVGDNKDIITLGVGEPDFVTPWHMREACVYSLERGMTSYTSNAGMPKLREAISEYLDTQFDTKYDPKDEIIVTVGGSEAIDLALRALIVPGDEILIPEPSYVAYSPIASIGGGIPVGVETYAKDQFKLTAEALEAGITPKSKVVILCYPSNPTGAIMTYEEWLPIAEVIKKHDLIVIADEIYAELTYTQKHVSFAAIPDMKERTILVSGFSKAFAMTGWRIGYMCGHPELIAAMLKIHQYTVMCAPAMGQVAALEALTNGLGEKDRMVESYNQRRRLIVQGFRDIGLDCHEPQGAFYAFPSIQKTGMSSDLFAERLLTENKVAAVPGNVFGPQGEGFLRCSYATSVTQLNEALERIGNFVYKLQKEG from the coding sequence ATGATAGTGAATGAACAGACAACCGGGAACAACAAGAAAATGACATCTTATCTGGCACCCCTCGTGCAGCAGATACCTCCATCCGGAATTCGTAAATTTTTTGATCTGGTTGGAGACAACAAGGATATTATCACATTGGGTGTGGGTGAACCTGATTTTGTTACACCTTGGCATATGCGTGAAGCTTGTGTATACTCGCTGGAAAGAGGTATGACCAGCTACACATCCAACGCAGGTATGCCGAAGTTGAGAGAAGCCATCAGTGAATATCTGGATACTCAGTTTGATACCAAATACGATCCCAAGGATGAGATTATTGTTACTGTGGGTGGCAGTGAAGCGATTGACTTGGCTTTGCGAGCATTAATCGTACCTGGCGACGAGATTCTCATTCCTGAACCTTCGTACGTGGCTTATTCACCAATCGCTTCAATCGGTGGCGGTATACCGGTTGGTGTTGAAACCTACGCGAAAGATCAGTTCAAGTTAACGGCCGAAGCACTTGAAGCTGGCATCACACCGAAGTCGAAAGTGGTTATTCTGTGTTATCCGAGTAATCCCACTGGAGCCATCATGACGTATGAAGAGTGGCTGCCTATTGCTGAAGTGATTAAAAAGCATGATCTGATTGTGATCGCGGATGAAATTTACGCTGAATTGACGTATACGCAAAAACATGTTAGCTTTGCAGCTATCCCTGACATGAAGGAGCGGACCATTCTCGTAAGCGGATTTTCGAAGGCTTTTGCAATGACAGGTTGGCGGATCGGTTACATGTGTGGTCATCCTGAGCTTATTGCAGCCATGCTCAAAATCCATCAGTATACGGTAATGTGTGCGCCGGCCATGGGTCAGGTTGCTGCACTTGAGGCATTGACGAATGGTTTGGGTGAGAAAGATCGGATGGTAGAATCGTATAACCAGCGTAGACGTTTGATTGTACAGGGATTCAGGGATATTGGACTCGATTGTCATGAACCTCAGGGAGCATTCTATGCATTCCCGAGCATTCAAAAGACAGGGATGAGTTCTGACCTGTTTGCTGAGCGATTGTTAACGGAGAATAAAGTTGCTGCTGTTCCCGGCAATGTTTTTGGCCCTCAGGGTGAAGGCTTCTTACGTTGTTCTTATGCTACTTCTGTGACCCAATTGAATGAAGCTTTGGAACGAATCGGAAACTTTGTTTACAAACTGCAAAAAGAGGGTTAA
- a CDS encoding aspartyl-phosphate phosphatase Spo0E family protein, translated as MFCVEYDLPTNRGHVLAEGDHGDRWSVKPDNASLHDISLEDEIHMLRRKMEQIFLEEKSFTSDIVIEISSLLDLKINEYMKANPIKGK; from the coding sequence TTGTTTTGTGTTGAATATGATTTACCGACGAATCGTGGGCACGTTCTGGCAGAAGGCGATCATGGCGACCGATGGTCGGTGAAACCCGATAACGCATCTTTGCATGACATTTCCTTGGAAGATGAAATTCATATGCTTCGTCGCAAGATGGAACAGATCTTCCTCGAAGAGAAATCATTCACATCCGATATTGTAATTGAAATCAGCAGTTTGCTGGATTTAAAGATTAATGAATATATGAAGGCTAACCCGATAAAAGGAAAATAA
- a CDS encoding bifunctional adenosylcobinamide kinase/adenosylcobinamide-phosphate guanylyltransferase, with the protein MLITVTGGIGSGKTRFALKYAAGISREGVYLSTGDHDPVIPELPSAHYRAIHAGNGQHLTEVITQINRESNLFLADQRILIVDSLTSWMAAGFRATEDLNHQRSETQLLLDALLSYQGKLLVVTNEMHGTLHPTEEERIFTARMASVNRMLQIHAEKMYLLVSGLAIDLKSQGMRNEDER; encoded by the coding sequence TTGCTGATTACGGTCACAGGCGGCATAGGTAGTGGTAAAACCCGGTTTGCCCTCAAGTACGCAGCCGGGATTAGCCGGGAGGGTGTATATTTATCCACTGGTGATCATGATCCCGTTATTCCCGAATTGCCATCCGCTCATTATCGTGCCATTCATGCCGGGAACGGTCAGCATCTGACAGAGGTGATCACCCAAATTAATCGGGAATCCAATCTGTTTTTGGCAGATCAGCGAATTTTAATTGTAGACAGTCTGACTTCCTGGATGGCTGCCGGTTTCAGGGCAACAGAGGATCTGAATCATCAGCGTTCAGAGACACAGCTTTTGCTTGATGCGTTATTGTCTTATCAGGGGAAGTTGCTTGTGGTTACCAATGAAATGCATGGCACGTTGCATCCTACCGAGGAAGAACGAATATTTACAGCGAGAATGGCTTCGGTTAACCGAATGCTGCAGATACATGCTGAAAAGATGTACTTGCTGGTATCTGGACTGGCTATCGATCTTAAGAGTCAGGGCATGCGAAATGAAGATGAACGATAG
- a CDS encoding DedA family protein: MQNWITDFMEQYGYIGIALIIALENVFPPIPSEIILPFGGFMTTYTSLTLPGVIIAATIGSVLGAVLLYGIGLLIDVERLEKIVERWGHVLRIKKEDIHRVDAWFDKYGMWTVLFCRMVPLVRSLISIPAGMSNMKFGLFLLFTTIGTLIWNVILVCVGAALGASWESILHFMDVYSIVVYVILAIIVIGCIIWWIRRSKKQK; the protein is encoded by the coding sequence ATGCAAAACTGGATAACCGATTTCATGGAACAATACGGCTACATAGGCATTGCACTCATTATTGCTCTTGAGAACGTATTTCCCCCGATTCCATCCGAAATCATCTTGCCGTTTGGCGGTTTCATGACCACCTATACCAGTCTCACTCTTCCAGGTGTTATTATCGCCGCAACCATTGGCTCCGTCCTTGGTGCTGTTCTCCTGTATGGTATTGGACTACTCATTGACGTCGAACGCCTTGAGAAAATTGTGGAACGTTGGGGACATGTTCTGCGCATCAAAAAAGAGGATATTCACCGTGTCGATGCATGGTTTGACAAATATGGCATGTGGACCGTATTATTCTGCCGAATGGTTCCCCTCGTCCGAAGTCTGATCTCCATCCCCGCAGGCATGTCCAATATGAAATTTGGTTTATTCCTTCTCTTTACAACCATTGGTACATTGATCTGGAATGTCATTCTTGTCTGCGTTGGCGCTGCGCTTGGCGCATCATGGGAGAGCATTTTGCACTTTATGGACGTCTATTCCATTGTAGTGTACGTCATTCTGGCCATCATTGTCATCGGATGTATCATCTGGTGGATCAGACGTAGCAAAAAGCAAAAATAA
- a CDS encoding cob(I)yrinic acid a,c-diamide adenosyltransferase, producing the protein MGIYTRTGDEGQTSVIGGRVIKDDDRVEAYGTIDELNCFVGQAISLIDSAQGEFEDLREHLLEVQQELFDCGSDLAFVKISETKYKVRDEMVTRLEQWIDQYDAENPKVERFIIPGGSQLSSALHVCRTVCRRAERRTVTLGQHTDINPSVRRYLNRLSDYFFVVARTANARQQVADIEYVRSKKVFRRKE; encoded by the coding sequence ATGGGCATATATACACGAACAGGTGACGAAGGACAGACTTCTGTCATCGGTGGACGCGTCATCAAGGATGATGACCGAGTTGAGGCTTATGGCACAATTGATGAGTTGAACTGTTTTGTCGGTCAGGCGATCAGCCTTATTGACTCTGCTCAAGGGGAATTTGAAGATCTGCGTGAACATCTGCTGGAAGTTCAGCAGGAACTGTTTGATTGCGGGTCGGATCTGGCCTTCGTGAAGATTAGTGAGACCAAATATAAGGTGAGAGATGAAATGGTCACACGTCTGGAACAATGGATCGACCAGTATGATGCAGAGAATCCAAAAGTGGAACGGTTCATTATTCCAGGCGGCAGTCAGCTATCTTCTGCTCTTCATGTGTGCCGGACGGTATGTCGCCGCGCAGAACGTCGCACGGTAACACTTGGGCAACATACCGATATTAATCCGTCTGTACGACGGTATCTAAACAGACTGTCTGATTACTTCTTCGTGGTTGCACGGACGGCCAACGCAAGACAACAGGTGGCGGATATTGAATATGTGCGGAGCAAAAAAGTCTTCCGCCGCAAAGAATGA
- a CDS encoding RluA family pseudouridine synthase — MSRYYSPIVYTVTEQEDGWLLKTVLQRRLLVSRKLLSKIKLTEQGVMLNGERVYISVKVAAGDVVEVRMEQEESDDILPEPIPFTVLYEDEHLLIVNKDAGIIVHPTHGHYTGTLANGVVHYWKSKGERFRFRPIHRLDQETSGVLAIAKNPYVHQHVSEQMIAGTVDKKYIALVHGNPVPEQGSVDGPIDRDPEEPHRRIVTPDGYAARTLYTTLTRWAEGSASAVSLKLESGRTHQIRVHMTSIGCPLIGDRMYKTLPVDGIDEQTMVVREERDSWIERQALHACELTFEHPILQERMTFQAPFPADMAALEKRLNDEAAPREEL; from the coding sequence ATGAGCCGATATTATTCGCCGATTGTCTACACGGTGACCGAACAAGAAGATGGCTGGTTGCTGAAGACCGTGCTTCAGCGCCGGCTGCTGGTGTCGCGTAAGCTTTTATCCAAAATCAAGCTGACGGAACAAGGCGTTATGCTTAATGGAGAGCGCGTATACATTAGCGTCAAGGTAGCTGCTGGTGATGTCGTTGAAGTTCGGATGGAGCAAGAGGAATCGGATGATATTTTGCCTGAACCTATCCCCTTTACCGTTCTGTATGAAGACGAGCACTTGCTTATTGTCAACAAGGATGCGGGCATCATCGTTCATCCGACGCATGGACATTATACAGGTACTTTGGCGAATGGGGTCGTTCATTACTGGAAATCCAAAGGCGAACGATTCCGGTTCAGACCGATTCATCGGCTTGATCAGGAAACGTCAGGTGTGCTCGCCATAGCCAAGAATCCCTATGTGCACCAGCACGTATCTGAACAGATGATTGCAGGGACGGTAGATAAGAAATATATTGCGCTTGTACACGGCAACCCTGTCCCGGAACAGGGGTCAGTAGATGGCCCGATCGATCGCGATCCTGAAGAGCCACACCGCCGAATCGTAACACCTGATGGTTACGCTGCAAGAACGTTGTACACAACCTTAACACGTTGGGCAGAGGGCAGCGCCAGTGCAGTAAGTCTCAAGCTGGAAAGTGGCAGGACCCACCAGATCCGGGTACATATGACGTCCATCGGTTGCCCGTTAATCGGAGATCGGATGTATAAGACACTCCCTGTGGACGGAATCGATGAGCAGACGATGGTTGTACGGGAGGAACGGGACAGCTGGATTGAACGTCAGGCATTACATGCCTGTGAGCTGACGTTCGAGCATCCAATTCTACAGGAACGCATGACGTTCCAGGCTCCTTTTCCAGCAGATATGGCCGCGTTGGAGAAGCGTTTGAATGATGAGGCAGCTCCCAGAGAAGAACTGTAG
- a CDS encoding arsenate reductase family protein, with protein sequence MSNLKVYQYAKCGTCRKAVKWLEGQGHELELIPIFDTPPSESELTELIQKSGLEVKKFFNTSGEVYKEQQLKDKLPGMSADEQIRLLASNGRLIKRPIVTDGEKVTVGFKEETYEQEWNNA encoded by the coding sequence ATGAGCAACTTAAAAGTATATCAATATGCCAAATGCGGCACATGCCGCAAAGCTGTAAAGTGGCTTGAAGGCCAAGGACATGAGCTGGAGCTAATCCCCATTTTCGATACACCGCCATCAGAATCCGAACTAACAGAACTGATCCAGAAGAGCGGGCTCGAGGTGAAGAAGTTCTTTAATACGAGCGGGGAAGTGTACAAAGAACAACAACTGAAGGACAAGCTGCCAGGCATGTCCGCTGATGAACAGATTCGTTTGCTGGCTTCCAATGGTCGGCTGATCAAGCGTCCGATTGTTACGGATGGAGAAAAGGTTACGGTTGGTTTCAAGGAAGAGACGTACGAGCAGGAATGGAATAACGCATAA
- a CDS encoding 5'-3' exonuclease H3TH domain-containing protein, which produces MNQRNEPTLLLVDGMAVLFRAFYATSASGYIRRTKAGLPTNAVYGFIRYFWDAVQTFGPSHVVCCWDMGGKTFRGEEYAAYKGNRAEAPDDLIPQFALIREVMDSLGIPNIGAQGFEADDCIGTLAKYYTEETDMNVMVLTGDHDMLQLINDRTSIIIMKKGHGNYMVYNPETLMAEKQLTPRQVIDMKGLMGDASDNYPGVRGIGEKTALKLVQEYGSIEGILSNMDKLTPSVRNKIENDLDMLHLSRKLAEIHCAVPVACALDICELRLDPDMVMDKFEQLEMKSLGSWMGVAIG; this is translated from the coding sequence GTGAATCAACGTAATGAACCTACTTTGTTGCTGGTGGACGGTATGGCGGTGTTGTTCCGTGCTTTTTATGCGACATCTGCAAGCGGATATATCAGACGTACAAAGGCAGGATTGCCTACCAACGCAGTCTACGGATTTATCCGTTATTTCTGGGATGCGGTTCAGACTTTTGGGCCAAGTCATGTCGTATGTTGTTGGGATATGGGCGGTAAGACGTTCCGCGGTGAAGAATATGCAGCCTACAAAGGCAACCGGGCCGAAGCTCCGGATGACCTGATTCCCCAGTTTGCTCTGATTCGTGAAGTCATGGACAGCCTGGGTATTCCAAATATAGGTGCACAAGGATTCGAAGCCGACGATTGCATTGGGACGCTTGCTAAGTATTATACCGAAGAGACCGATATGAATGTTATGGTACTGACGGGTGACCACGACATGTTGCAACTGATTAACGACCGCACAAGTATCATTATTATGAAAAAAGGCCATGGCAACTACATGGTGTACAACCCTGAAACGCTCATGGCAGAGAAACAACTGACACCTCGTCAAGTGATTGACATGAAGGGTCTGATGGGAGATGCCAGTGACAATTATCCCGGAGTACGGGGAATTGGTGAGAAAACAGCGTTGAAGCTTGTACAGGAGTACGGCTCCATTGAAGGCATTTTGAGCAACATGGATAAATTGACGCCTTCGGTGCGTAACAAGATTGAGAATGATCTGGACATGCTTCATCTGTCCCGCAAACTGGCAGAGATTCATTGTGCTGTTCCGGTTGCCTGTGCGCTGGATATCTGTGAATTGCGTCTTGATCCGGATATGGTGATGGACAAGTTTGAACAACTTGAGATGAAGAGCCTTGGCTCTTGGATGGGAGTGGCAATAGGGTGA
- a CDS encoding phosphodiester glycosidase family protein, with product MSNKQNVRTGKKWWTGAMALVLALPVILSGAVSAPQTVDAKAAISTKVQKVKAAGRNFTVQTVSIPKGTPVTVGLAKKQVGQTATLPSIVKAYGAQAAINGAFFEAYNGAPDPYGMLIANGKVIHIGRYGTSIGFKEDGSAIMDSLQVSLTGKVTDTKGKSRSWYATFINRTPSANASITMLYTPERGATVGFKGGTAVVMEKGIVTKKVPNTNVAIPKNGSVLVFTGNQKSSSDRFTVGSTVEMNYKYTNAAGKEIPWQDVVTAVGAGPRLVKDGKVAVNPTSEGFKDAKILNASGARSGIAIMADGSVMLATVSGATIKEWAAVMQKLGAKQAMNLDGGASSGMYAGGKMLTSPGRLLSNTLVFGGSVR from the coding sequence GTGAGCAACAAGCAGAACGTACGAACAGGCAAAAAGTGGTGGACAGGGGCTATGGCCCTCGTCCTGGCCTTGCCCGTAATTCTTTCGGGAGCAGTGAGTGCGCCACAGACAGTGGATGCCAAAGCAGCAATTAGCACCAAAGTACAGAAAGTAAAAGCAGCAGGACGTAATTTTACCGTACAGACCGTTTCGATTCCGAAGGGAACACCGGTTACCGTGGGACTCGCGAAGAAGCAAGTTGGCCAGACGGCAACATTGCCATCGATTGTGAAAGCCTATGGTGCACAAGCTGCCATTAACGGAGCATTTTTCGAAGCATATAACGGAGCACCAGATCCATACGGTATGTTAATAGCTAATGGTAAGGTCATACATATTGGAAGATACGGAACATCCATCGGATTTAAGGAAGATGGCTCGGCAATTATGGATTCACTTCAGGTGAGTTTGACAGGTAAAGTAACAGATACAAAAGGCAAATCACGCAGTTGGTATGCGACATTTATTAATCGAACACCCTCTGCGAATGCAAGCATTACGATGCTGTATACGCCTGAAAGAGGTGCCACAGTCGGGTTTAAAGGCGGTACTGCCGTAGTCATGGAGAAAGGCATCGTGACCAAGAAAGTGCCCAACACCAATGTAGCCATTCCTAAGAATGGCTCGGTACTGGTTTTCACAGGTAATCAAAAGTCTTCTTCGGATCGTTTCACCGTTGGTTCAACCGTAGAAATGAATTACAAATATACAAACGCAGCAGGTAAAGAGATCCCTTGGCAAGATGTAGTGACTGCTGTGGGAGCAGGCCCGCGTCTGGTGAAAGACGGCAAGGTAGCTGTAAATCCGACGAGCGAAGGTTTCAAGGATGCCAAGATTCTTAATGCTTCCGGAGCCAGAAGTGGTATCGCGATCATGGCAGACGGTTCCGTTATGCTGGCTACCGTTTCCGGAGCCACAATCAAGGAGTGGGCAGCGGTGATGCAGAAGCTTGGTGCAAAGCAGGCCATGAATCTGGATGGTGGTGCATCCTCAGGCATGTATGCCGGGGGCAAAATGCTGACTTCACCAGGTCGACTTTTGAGTAATACACTCGTATTTGGCGGCTCTGTGCGTTAA